The Parabacteroides sp. AD58 genome includes a window with the following:
- a CDS encoding stage V sporulation protein M, which yields MKNYTIKLPKYGNFSVSLLHQ from the coding sequence ATGAAAAATTACACAATAAAGTTACCAAAATATGGTAACTTTTCTGTATCTTTGCTCCATCAATGA